In the Candidatus Parvarchaeota archaeon genome, one interval contains:
- a CDS encoding glycosyltransferase, which translates to MDLKLATSISRLPFWGSAKKLAVPAYQKSKEAIWAAAAARTKAELALGLKPMRPLPVANKSAKLDKALYVGLRYKLGLNKTEEEYSHLHMFPAIRKICRHVEYFPFFEIAAKKGNAQMNKELEDLVGSLEPDLVIFTAGYDYFDMGMVRRISYSRHPVTYAFMPDDFFAFECVSRYVAPNFNWVSTTDSKSLSKYARLGYNNAILTQWASNTDFFRKISGCEKDIGVSFVGSVRGPRRREHLGYLAAKGVDVSIYGYGSPLGAVSYEKMVEIFNRSKINLNFNFITGGTQMNARLFEVTACGGFVLTPDNYDLPRYFEAGKEVVCYESPSDLVEKIRYYLSHEAEREKIAEAGYRRTLAEHSYEKRFEKIFAQIFGK; encoded by the coding sequence ATGGACCTTAAGCTTGCGACCTCAATTTCAAGGCTTCCCTTTTGGGGCAGCGCGAAAAAACTCGCAGTTCCGGCCTACCAAAAATCCAAGGAGGCCATATGGGCTGCGGCTGCCGCAAGGACAAAGGCTGAGCTTGCCTTGGGCCTCAAGCCAATGCGCCCACTCCCAGTTGCTAACAAGTCTGCAAAGCTTGACAAGGCCCTTTACGTCGGCCTGCGCTACAAGCTTGGGCTTAATAAAACCGAAGAAGAGTACAGCCATCTGCACATGTTCCCTGCAATCAGGAAAATCTGCCGCCATGTGGAGTATTTCCCGTTTTTTGAGATTGCAGCAAAAAAGGGGAATGCGCAAATGAATAAGGAGCTTGAGGATTTGGTAGGCTCGCTTGAACCCGACTTGGTCATATTCACTGCCGGCTATGACTACTTTGACATGGGCATGGTGCGGCGCATCTCATATAGCCGCCATCCTGTTACCTATGCCTTCATGCCTGATGACTTTTTCGCCTTTGAATGCGTCTCAAGATACGTCGCGCCCAATTTCAACTGGGTCTCCACCACGGATTCAAAATCACTTTCAAAATATGCACGCCTTGGCTACAATAATGCAATCCTGACGCAGTGGGCCTCAAATACGGATTTTTTCCGGAAGATTTCAGGTTGCGAAAAGGATATTGGGGTAAGCTTTGTTGGAAGCGTGCGCGGCCCGCGAAGGCGGGAACACTTAGGCTACCTTGCAGCCAAAGGAGTTGATGTTTCCATATATGGCTATGGCAGCCCTCTTGGCGCTGTCAGTTATGAAAAGATGGTGGAAATATTCAACAGGTCAAAAATCAATCTCAACTTCAATTTCATCACAGGCGGCACGCAGATGAACGCAAGGCTGTTTGAAGTCACTGCCTGTGGCGGTTTTGTGCTCACGCCTGACAACTACGACCTGCCGCGCTATTTTGAGGCCGGCAAGGAAGTGGTTTGCTATGAAAGCCCCTCCGACCTGGTTGAAAAAATAAGATATTACCTGTCGCACGAAGCTGAAAGGGAAAAAATTGCAGAAGCAGGCTACAGAAGGACGCTTGCAGAGCACTCCTATGAAAAGCGCTTTGAGAAAATCTTTGCGCAAATTTTTGGCAAATAG